One Geotrypetes seraphini chromosome 15, aGeoSer1.1, whole genome shotgun sequence genomic window carries:
- the LYRM9 gene encoding LYR motif-containing protein 9 isoform X2 has translation MAPLPGAALVHSPLQLYRYLLRCCRLLPTKSIQEHYKHAIRQNFQVHADEDDPERIQQIIRRAIEDADWVLNKYAEDKGNK, from the exons ATGGCCCCACTCCCTGGTGCCGCTCTGGTGCACAGCCCTTTGCAACTGTATCGTTACCTTCTGCGCTGTTGTCGCCTGCTTCCTACGAAGAGTATACAGGAGCATTACAAACATGCCATTCGCCAG AACTTCCAAGTCCATGCAGATGAAGATGATCCTGAGAGAATTCAACAGATTATCAGAAGAGCCATTGAAGATGCCGACTGGGTCCTGAACAAA TATGCAGAAGACAAAGGAAACAAGTAA
- the LYRM9 gene encoding LYR motif-containing protein 9 isoform X3, with amino-acid sequence MAPLPGAALVHSPLQLYRYLLRCCRLLPTKSIQEHYKHAIRQNFQVHADEDDPERIQQIIRRAIEDADWVLNKDMKT; translated from the exons ATGGCCCCACTCCCTGGTGCCGCTCTGGTGCACAGCCCTTTGCAACTGTATCGTTACCTTCTGCGCTGTTGTCGCCTGCTTCCTACGAAGAGTATACAGGAGCATTACAAACATGCCATTCGCCAG AACTTCCAAGTCCATGCAGATGAAGATGATCCTGAGAGAATTCAACAGATTATCAGAAGAGCCATTGAAGATGCCGACTGGGTCCTGAACAAA